In Anaeromyxobacter sp., the following proteins share a genomic window:
- a CDS encoding protease complex subunit PrcB family protein encodes MRLARAGLLGIASLSLMGADGGCSPDREVAVTVVRAGATCGGEAPGPSVRRLASQAELIAAFPAALGGAPAPAVDFEAAAVLLVSAGQRPTAGHAVELAAPKAPVKGGVALVQVALRAPPADAMTAQVVTSPCLVVSLPRAGLGEVKVAEGERALLGSVTLR; translated from the coding sequence GTGAGGCTCGCCCGCGCAGGTCTCCTGGGGATCGCCTCCCTCTCCCTCATGGGCGCCGACGGCGGCTGCAGCCCGGACCGCGAGGTGGCGGTGACGGTGGTCCGCGCCGGCGCCACCTGCGGCGGAGAGGCGCCAGGCCCCTCGGTGCGGCGGCTGGCCTCGCAGGCCGAGCTCATCGCCGCCTTCCCGGCGGCGCTGGGCGGCGCGCCGGCGCCGGCGGTGGACTTCGAGGCGGCCGCGGTGCTGCTCGTCTCGGCCGGCCAGCGCCCCACCGCCGGCCACGCGGTGGAGCTGGCAGCGCCGAAGGCGCCGGTGAAGGGCGGGGTGGCGCTGGTGCAGGTGGCGCTGCGCGCGCCCCCGGCCGACGCCATGACGGCCCAGGTGGTGACCAGCCCGTGCCTGGTGGTGTCGCTCCCCCGGGCCGGCCTCGGCGAGGTGAAGGTGGCCGAGGGCGAGCGGGCGCTGCTGGGGTCGGTGACGCTGCGGTAG
- a CDS encoding glucose-6-phosphate isomerase, giving the protein MTARERWDRYRRLRCEVPALGLVLDPSRMGFDDAFLRAQAGPMQKALEAMAALEAGAIANPDEHRMVGHYWLRAPALAPTPALRQEIVATVRAVKDFAGDVHGGRIRPQEGGLFHHLLMVGIGGSALGPMFVADALGQPGRDLMAPDFLDNTDPDGFARTLGRLERHLGETLVVVTSKSGGTPETRNGMLAVEAFYRAAGLDFARHAVAITQQGSALDQVAVQQGWLARLPMWDWVGGRTSQLSAVGLLPAALQGLDVDGLLAGAAIMDEATRDTGILRNPAALLALSWLHAGGGTGQKAMVVLPYKDRLVLFSRYLQQLVMESIGKRLDLSGERVDQGLSVYGNKGSTDQHAYVQQLRDGRHDFFATFVRVLADGGAHLEVEPGVTPGDYLHGFLLGTRAALFENGRESLTLTIPRVDARSVGALIALFERAVGLYASLVGVNAYHQPGVEAGKKAAAVVLTLQARVVAALGPVARDAEALAAAAGAPEEAEAVLLLCEHLAANGRARQEGFGAAAAFAAMDGRRG; this is encoded by the coding sequence ATGACCGCTCGCGAACGCTGGGACCGCTACCGCCGCCTCCGCTGCGAGGTGCCCGCGCTCGGGCTGGTGCTCGACCCGAGCCGCATGGGCTTCGACGACGCCTTCCTGCGGGCCCAGGCCGGCCCCATGCAGAAGGCGCTGGAGGCCATGGCCGCGCTGGAGGCCGGCGCCATCGCCAACCCGGACGAGCACCGCATGGTGGGGCACTACTGGCTGCGCGCCCCGGCGCTGGCCCCCACCCCGGCGCTGCGCCAGGAGATCGTGGCCACCGTCCGCGCCGTCAAGGACTTCGCCGGCGACGTGCACGGGGGCCGGATCCGGCCACAGGAGGGCGGCCTGTTCCACCACCTCCTGATGGTGGGCATCGGCGGCTCGGCGCTGGGCCCCATGTTCGTGGCCGACGCGCTGGGCCAGCCGGGCCGGGACCTGATGGCCCCCGACTTCCTCGACAACACCGACCCGGACGGCTTCGCCCGCACCCTCGGCCGCCTGGAGCGCCACCTCGGCGAGACGCTGGTGGTGGTCACCTCCAAGAGCGGCGGCACGCCGGAGACCCGCAACGGCATGCTGGCGGTCGAGGCCTTCTACCGCGCCGCCGGGCTCGACTTCGCCCGGCACGCGGTGGCCATCACCCAGCAGGGCTCGGCGCTCGACCAGGTGGCGGTGCAGCAGGGCTGGCTGGCGCGCCTCCCGATGTGGGACTGGGTCGGCGGCCGCACCAGCCAGCTCTCGGCGGTGGGCCTGCTGCCGGCGGCGCTGCAGGGGCTGGACGTGGACGGCCTGCTGGCCGGCGCGGCCATCATGGACGAGGCCACCCGCGACACCGGGATCCTGCGCAACCCGGCCGCGCTGCTGGCCCTCTCCTGGCTGCACGCCGGCGGCGGCACCGGCCAGAAGGCCATGGTGGTGCTGCCCTACAAGGACCGGCTGGTGCTCTTCTCGCGCTACCTGCAGCAGCTGGTGATGGAGTCCATCGGCAAGCGGCTCGACCTCTCGGGCGAGCGGGTGGACCAGGGGCTGTCGGTCTACGGCAACAAGGGCTCGACCGACCAGCACGCCTACGTGCAGCAGCTGCGCGACGGGCGGCACGACTTCTTCGCCACCTTCGTGCGGGTGCTCGCCGACGGCGGCGCCCACCTGGAGGTGGAGCCGGGCGTGACCCCGGGCGACTACCTGCACGGCTTCCTGCTGGGCACCCGCGCCGCCCTCTTCGAGAACGGGCGCGAGTCGCTCACCCTGACCATCCCGCGGGTGGACGCGCGCAGCGTGGGGGCGCTCATCGCCCTCTTCGAGCGGGCGGTGGGGCTCTACGCCTCGCTGGTGGGAGTGAACGCCTACCACCAGCCCGGCGTGGAGGCCGGCAAGAAGGCCGCGGCCGTGGTGCTGACGCTGCAGGCGCGGGTGGTGGCGGCGCTCGGGCCGGTGGCGCGCGACGCCGAGGCGCTGGCGGCCGCGGCCGGGGCGCCCGAGGAGGCCGAGGCGGTGCTGCTCCTCTGCGAGCACCTGGCCGCCAACGGGCGGGCCCGCCAGGAGGGGTTCGGCGCCGCGGCCGCCTTCGCGGCCATGGACGGCCGGCGCGGCTGA
- a CDS encoding S8 family serine peptidase, which produces MSRRLPASLALAVLALAAACGGGGSDPTPPPPTEFDLSGTIRAAGGQRVDGDTGDVNSPKTPNDGPATAQLVPSAVTVGGWASFSADALDAYRATLAAGQVVTLGIADAVTGDLDLCLYAAADVVNPVACSLGVGSTEVVEVPAGGDHYVVVEAASGASNYVLTIGAAPAAASLPALRSDREFVPGEVVVRFNDAALSPAAAGDSLQARAAALGLAPLAGAVRGRPALLGLGATAATRAAALATLGAPARTGAAFGGTPEGPAAARLDTLRVVKALLRRADVQSADPNYLFRPSAVPNDTHYKFQWHYPLINLPQAWDVTTGTPATGSVVVAVLDTGVFLAHPDFTGQLVDGYDFIRDATKARDGGGIDANADDPGDAAAAGSSSWHGTHVAGTVAARSNEGAGAAGVAWGAKVMPVRVLGAGGGTSYDIIQGLRFAAGLSNDSGTLPPKAADVANLSLGCQGCSSQSDKDAYAAVRAAGLIVVAAAGNENSTSPGYPASYPGVVSVSAVDLAQARAPYSNRGPDVDVAAPGGDTSADKDGNGYADGVLSALVDDSTGTRQPIWTFYQGTSMAAPHVAGVVALMKAVCPSLTPLQLDTLLASGAMTRDLGAAGRDDVYGHGLVDALGAVQAAQSQCGAAQTGGLEVTPTRLDFAPGVGSLPIAVAWSGTGLKAVTGVASDATWLTVAPGAVDGNNHGAYTATAAQASLADGRYSATITFTLAGGAAVRVPVSLQKGAAAAAGGDAGFLYVLLVDPVPNAQGNLATVAQASGRGQGGVYTWSFANVPAGQYLLVAGTDSDNDDLVCDDGEACGAWPTLGVPTPVTVAAADVAGLDFLAGFESSLGAASAGPATGRAGYRKLAPLKGLEVTP; this is translated from the coding sequence ATGTCCCGCCGCCTTCCGGCCTCCCTGGCCCTCGCCGTCCTCGCGCTCGCCGCCGCCTGCGGCGGCGGTGGCTCGGACCCGACCCCGCCGCCGCCCACCGAGTTCGACCTCTCCGGCACCATCCGCGCCGCCGGCGGGCAGCGGGTGGACGGCGACACCGGCGACGTCAACTCGCCCAAGACCCCCAACGACGGCCCGGCCACCGCGCAGCTGGTGCCGAGCGCCGTCACGGTGGGCGGCTGGGCCTCCTTCTCCGCCGACGCCCTCGACGCCTACCGCGCCACGCTGGCGGCCGGGCAGGTGGTGACCCTGGGCATCGCCGACGCCGTCACCGGCGACCTCGACCTGTGCCTCTACGCCGCGGCCGACGTGGTCAACCCGGTGGCCTGCTCGCTGGGGGTCGGCTCCACCGAGGTGGTGGAGGTGCCGGCCGGCGGTGACCACTACGTGGTCGTCGAGGCGGCCAGCGGGGCCTCCAACTACGTGCTCACCATCGGCGCCGCCCCGGCGGCGGCCTCGCTGCCCGCCCTGCGCAGCGACCGCGAGTTCGTGCCCGGCGAGGTGGTGGTCCGCTTCAACGACGCCGCGCTCTCGCCCGCCGCGGCCGGCGACTCGCTGCAGGCGCGCGCCGCCGCCCTCGGCCTCGCGCCGCTGGCCGGCGCGGTGCGCGGCCGCCCGGCGCTGCTCGGCCTGGGCGCCACCGCCGCCACCCGCGCCGCCGCGCTCGCCACCCTGGGCGCCCCGGCCCGCACCGGCGCCGCCTTCGGCGGCACGCCCGAGGGGCCGGCCGCGGCCCGCCTCGACACCCTGCGCGTCGTCAAGGCGCTGCTGCGCCGCGCCGACGTCCAGAGCGCCGACCCCAACTACCTCTTCCGGCCCAGCGCGGTGCCGAACGACACGCACTACAAGTTCCAGTGGCACTACCCGCTCATCAACCTGCCCCAGGCCTGGGACGTCACCACCGGCACGCCGGCCACCGGCAGCGTGGTGGTGGCGGTGCTCGACACCGGGGTCTTCCTGGCCCACCCCGACTTCACCGGCCAGCTGGTGGACGGCTACGACTTCATCCGCGACGCCACCAAGGCCCGCGACGGCGGCGGCATCGACGCCAACGCGGACGACCCGGGCGACGCGGCGGCCGCCGGCTCCTCCTCCTGGCACGGCACCCACGTGGCCGGCACGGTGGCGGCCCGCTCCAACGAGGGGGCCGGCGCGGCCGGCGTCGCCTGGGGCGCCAAGGTCATGCCCGTCCGTGTGCTCGGCGCGGGCGGCGGCACCTCCTACGACATCATCCAGGGGCTGCGCTTCGCGGCCGGCCTCTCCAACGACTCCGGCACCCTTCCGCCCAAGGCGGCCGACGTGGCCAACCTGTCGCTCGGCTGCCAGGGCTGCTCCTCCCAGTCCGACAAGGACGCCTACGCCGCGGTGCGGGCCGCCGGTCTCATCGTGGTGGCCGCCGCCGGCAACGAGAACTCCACCAGCCCCGGCTACCCGGCCTCCTACCCCGGGGTGGTCTCGGTGAGCGCGGTGGACCTGGCGCAGGCCCGCGCCCCGTACTCCAACCGCGGCCCCGACGTGGACGTGGCCGCGCCCGGCGGCGACACCAGCGCCGACAAGGACGGCAACGGCTACGCCGACGGCGTGCTCTCGGCCCTGGTGGACGACTCGACCGGCACCCGCCAGCCCATCTGGACCTTCTACCAGGGCACCTCCATGGCCGCGCCGCACGTGGCCGGCGTGGTGGCGCTCATGAAGGCGGTCTGCCCCAGCCTGACCCCGCTCCAGCTCGACACCCTGCTGGCCTCGGGCGCCATGACCCGCGACCTGGGCGCGGCCGGCAGGGACGACGTCTACGGCCACGGCCTGGTGGACGCGCTCGGCGCGGTGCAGGCGGCCCAGTCCCAGTGCGGCGCCGCCCAGACCGGCGGCCTGGAGGTGACGCCCACCCGGCTCGACTTCGCGCCGGGCGTCGGCTCCCTGCCCATCGCGGTGGCCTGGAGCGGCACCGGCCTGAAGGCCGTCACCGGCGTGGCCAGCGACGCCACCTGGCTCACCGTCGCGCCGGGCGCGGTGGACGGCAACAACCACGGCGCCTACACCGCCACCGCCGCCCAGGCCAGCCTGGCCGACGGGCGCTACTCGGCCACCATCACCTTCACGCTGGCGGGCGGCGCCGCGGTGCGGGTGCCGGTGTCGCTGCAGAAGGGGGCGGCGGCCGCCGCCGGCGGCGACGCCGGCTTCCTCTACGTGCTGCTGGTGGATCCGGTGCCGAACGCCCAGGGAAACCTGGCCACCGTGGCGCAGGCCAGCGGGCGCGGGCAGGGCGGCGTCTACACCTGGTCCTTCGCCAACGTCCCGGCCGGGCAGTACCTGCTGGTGGCCGGCACCGACTCGGACAACGACGACCTGGTGTGCGACGACGGCGAGGCCTGCGGCGCCTGGCCCACCCTGGGCGTGCCCACCCCGGTGACGGTGGCGGCCGCCGACGTGGCCGGGCTCGACTTCCTGGCCGGGTTCGAGTCCTCGCTGGGCGCCGCCTCGGCCGGCCCGGCGACGGGCCGCGCCGGCTACCGCAAGCTCGCCCCGCTGAAGGGGCTGGAGGTGACGCCGTGA